Proteins co-encoded in one Polynucleobacter sp. MWH-UH19D genomic window:
- a CDS encoding ATP-binding protein, with product MHRFFATAVLSCGLLYGGVSHSTSISSAEQRWIDAHPIVHFSIHEKYAPYLLRSEDINSDGVFHKILEKLSDYTQQEFRPKWRKTEQEGLIQLANGEVDFIIDPPPVNDEYLRFGSLSEAIFWGHDAIVTKRTNADELNSQAKLGFLERGYENPPLAIDSQSSPSHNLEQLMLGLLANDIEALVLPIRLAQHLLKNQDNSALQLNGIYQREPFAYRWLISHEDKPFHQLLERFLKRLDPIESRQIFAFEIQPSKNTSTRTDMLGWVASMAILIIGGVLIWSLHKKRSHQEQALANLNHSKEIAEKANAAKSSFLATMSHEIRTPMNAILGVQELLLSSKQFPPHEKSLLKSAHASAESLLGILNQVLDLSKIEAGKLTLNLEPCCLNSMIDDIDHAFSAVAVKHKLTLHTSKDPRIAEVLMIDALRLRQVLQNLLSNAIKFTQQGEIYFSISVLADDHAGQLIEFRIIDTGVGMGKEEIAIALQPFEQIPGKSGNDNGTGLGLTITNHLVSSMNSKLHFESAPGLGSNIHFSIAFPRTSIAASPILHTEAPASNAKKFISKNCPEQVLKALVVEDHPASRQIISLQLQALGIKATVCGDADTALQKIHEAAFDLLITDQSIPGMQGSELAKHIRKLGYGNLIIIGVTADIYALESRHHFLSSGMNGVLIKPISLLGLENELARYFPICPLPQDDTEDSYSFDAFSNLIAKNPKQIFVILDEIKKVHDDVLLQLNSPSINQHQLASLIHKVKGGALLLQATRFIKGCESLEKEGDFLKQLDAFKDLLLEQNQQIKRYQEKQIHL from the coding sequence ATGCATCGATTCTTTGCTACAGCCGTACTCTCTTGCGGGCTTCTTTATGGAGGAGTTTCTCACTCGACCTCCATCAGCTCCGCTGAGCAGCGCTGGATCGATGCACATCCTATTGTGCACTTTAGTATTCACGAGAAATACGCCCCTTATCTATTACGGAGCGAAGACATCAATTCAGATGGCGTTTTTCACAAAATCCTAGAAAAACTCAGCGATTACACTCAGCAAGAATTTCGCCCAAAATGGCGCAAAACAGAACAAGAAGGTTTAATACAGTTAGCCAATGGAGAGGTGGATTTCATAATAGATCCGCCCCCAGTTAATGATGAATATCTTCGTTTTGGGTCTTTATCAGAAGCAATTTTTTGGGGACACGATGCTATCGTTACCAAAAGAACCAATGCAGACGAACTTAACTCGCAGGCGAAGCTTGGCTTTCTTGAGCGGGGCTATGAGAATCCTCCGCTCGCAATTGATTCACAAAGCAGTCCATCACATAACCTAGAACAGTTGATGTTAGGTTTGCTTGCAAACGATATTGAGGCCCTCGTTCTCCCCATTCGCTTAGCTCAGCATTTACTAAAAAACCAAGATAACTCAGCACTTCAATTAAATGGGATTTACCAACGAGAGCCTTTTGCGTATCGCTGGCTTATCTCGCATGAAGATAAGCCCTTCCATCAACTACTAGAGCGTTTTCTAAAACGCCTTGATCCAATTGAATCTCGCCAGATTTTTGCATTTGAAATTCAGCCCAGTAAAAATACTTCGACTCGAACAGATATGCTGGGTTGGGTTGCCAGTATGGCAATCCTCATCATTGGTGGTGTATTGATATGGAGTCTTCATAAAAAGCGGTCGCACCAAGAGCAAGCTCTAGCTAATTTGAATCACTCAAAAGAAATTGCTGAAAAAGCGAATGCTGCCAAATCCTCATTTTTGGCAACCATGAGCCACGAGATTCGAACTCCCATGAATGCAATCTTGGGGGTTCAAGAATTATTACTGAGCAGTAAGCAATTTCCCCCACATGAAAAATCCTTATTGAAAAGTGCACATGCCTCTGCAGAATCTTTGTTAGGCATCCTCAATCAGGTCCTAGACCTCTCGAAAATTGAAGCGGGCAAACTAACGCTGAACTTAGAGCCTTGCTGCTTGAATAGCATGATTGATGACATTGACCATGCCTTTTCCGCAGTCGCTGTTAAACATAAACTAACCCTTCACACCTCTAAAGATCCCCGAATCGCTGAAGTATTAATGATTGATGCCCTGCGTCTTCGTCAGGTGCTACAAAATCTTCTGAGTAATGCGATTAAATTTACCCAGCAAGGCGAAATCTATTTTTCTATTAGTGTTTTGGCTGATGATCACGCAGGGCAGCTAATCGAATTTCGGATTATTGATACCGGAGTTGGTATGGGCAAGGAAGAAATTGCAATAGCACTACAACCTTTTGAGCAAATACCTGGAAAAAGTGGCAATGACAATGGAACTGGTCTAGGGCTCACGATTACTAACCATTTAGTTAGCTCAATGAACAGTAAGTTACATTTTGAGAGCGCTCCAGGTCTGGGCAGCAATATCCACTTTTCAATTGCATTCCCACGCACGAGCATTGCAGCTTCACCTATTCTGCATACCGAAGCGCCGGCATCGAATGCTAAAAAATTTATCTCTAAAAATTGTCCTGAGCAAGTTCTAAAAGCGCTAGTAGTAGAGGATCACCCAGCCAGCAGGCAAATCATCTCACTTCAACTACAAGCATTAGGAATTAAGGCAACCGTTTGTGGTGATGCAGATACAGCATTGCAAAAAATTCATGAAGCCGCCTTTGATTTATTGATTACAGACCAATCTATACCAGGCATGCAGGGCTCTGAATTAGCAAAGCATATTCGAAAATTAGGCTATGGCAATCTCATCATTATTGGCGTAACAGCGGATATTTATGCGCTTGAATCGCGGCATCACTTTTTATCTTCGGGAATGAATGGGGTACTCATCAAGCCAATTAGCCTACTTGGCCTTGAAAATGAATTGGCTCGCTATTTCCCAATATGCCCACTACCTCAAGACGACACAGAGGATAGCTACTCGTTTGATGCGTTCTCAAACCTGATCGCCAAGAACCCAAAACAGATATTTGTCATCTTGGATGAAATTAAAAAAGTGCATGATGACGTCCTATTGCAATTAAATTCCCCTTCAATTAATCAACATCAACTGGCTAGTTTGATTCATAAAGTGAAAGGTGGAGCTCTTTTACTTCAAGCAACTCGTTTTATTAAAGGCTGCGAATCACTAGAAAAAGAGGGTGATTTTCTCAAGCAACTTGATGCTTTTAAAGATCTCTTGCTGGAGCAAAACCAACAGATTAAGCGTTACCAGGAAAAGCAAATTCATCTTTAG
- the dacB gene encoding D-alanyl-D-alanine carboxypeptidase/D-alanyl-D-alanine-endopeptidase: MKTATRSLAQYTSVILCFIGCIHSLPANAEGNPNTAIPRAVKSSLERNQIPLDAISIAVTKIEPGKPGKHQGKTVMSWRETESMNPASTMKVLTTLAGLDILGPQYRWRTKIFTDGMIRQGTLQGNLYLQGSGDPKLIPEELAKLMKDLQGLGIQKIDGNLFFDRSAYAPSAMEHNTIDGESLRAYNVPPDPLLYAFRTLSFQLGKSRTADFIDISYTPTLSQLKVVNQLQLVERSCDKWKSNIRFKLDPETVFSTDQALTAQFSGSLPRACKEVNYNVVALDPNTFLTQGFAAAWELAGGSWVKTPVGKDGLVPLAARLLLQFEGITLADDVQDINKFSNNVMARQLLLTLALEKMGKPATTTNGELVIQSWLKQNNLNFPGLVIENGSGLSRNEAISAEQMNQLLLKARNLPVGEVFYDSLPIAGADGTMRHRLMTQLRKFLHLKKKPEVRMKTGSLADVRAISGYVLSKSGKMYAVSSFINHPNAWKGLEAHDQLLAWLLDDGPEPKQAR, from the coding sequence ATGAAAACCGCAACACGTTCACTGGCTCAATACACCTCAGTCATCCTGTGTTTTATTGGATGCATACATAGCCTACCTGCAAACGCCGAGGGCAACCCGAATACTGCAATTCCTCGCGCTGTAAAAAGTAGCTTGGAGCGCAATCAAATTCCTCTGGATGCCATCAGCATCGCGGTAACCAAAATTGAACCTGGAAAACCTGGTAAGCATCAGGGCAAAACCGTTATGAGCTGGCGTGAAACGGAATCCATGAACCCCGCCTCAACGATGAAAGTATTAACCACTCTTGCGGGACTAGACATCCTTGGACCTCAGTATCGCTGGCGCACAAAAATATTCACTGATGGCATGATTCGGCAAGGCACGCTGCAGGGCAACCTATATCTACAAGGGAGCGGCGATCCTAAATTGATCCCTGAAGAATTAGCTAAGTTGATGAAAGATTTACAAGGCTTAGGTATTCAGAAAATTGATGGCAACTTATTTTTTGATCGTAGTGCTTATGCGCCAAGCGCTATGGAACATAACACAATAGATGGTGAGTCCTTGAGGGCTTATAACGTTCCGCCAGATCCATTGCTCTACGCATTTAGAACCTTATCTTTTCAGCTTGGCAAATCCCGTACAGCCGACTTCATTGATATCAGTTATACACCTACGCTCTCTCAACTTAAGGTGGTCAATCAACTGCAATTGGTTGAACGATCTTGTGACAAATGGAAAAGCAATATTCGCTTCAAACTCGATCCAGAAACGGTATTCAGTACTGATCAAGCCCTAACCGCACAATTTTCAGGCTCTTTACCTAGGGCATGCAAAGAGGTGAACTATAACGTCGTGGCATTAGATCCCAATACTTTCTTGACGCAGGGCTTTGCGGCGGCTTGGGAACTTGCAGGTGGCTCCTGGGTTAAAACCCCAGTTGGTAAAGATGGTTTAGTTCCTCTAGCAGCTAGACTCTTATTGCAATTTGAGGGCATTACTCTTGCAGATGATGTGCAAGATATCAACAAATTTTCCAATAATGTTATGGCTCGACAATTGCTATTAACTCTAGCTTTAGAAAAAATGGGTAAACCAGCTACCACCACAAATGGTGAGCTAGTAATTCAAAGTTGGCTTAAGCAAAACAATCTCAATTTTCCAGGTCTCGTAATTGAAAACGGTTCGGGACTCTCGAGAAATGAAGCAATCTCTGCTGAACAAATGAATCAACTTTTATTAAAAGCACGCAACTTGCCGGTGGGGGAGGTGTTTTATGACAGTCTACCCATAGCAGGGGCGGATGGGACAATGCGTCACCGGTTGATGACCCAACTACGAAAATTTTTGCACCTCAAAAAGAAACCTGAAGTCAGAATGAAGACTGGTTCGCTGGCAGATGTACGAGCCATTTCTGGATATGTGTTGAGTAAATCTGGAAAGATGTACGCAGTCAGCTCCTTCATTAACCACCCTAATGCTTGGAAGGGTTTAGAAGCCCATGATCAATTGCTTGCGTGGTTACTCGATGATGGCCCAGAACCAAAGCAGGCGCGCTGA
- a CDS encoding L-threonylcarbamoyladenylate synthase, which produces MSGVTAGEALPQSLMINKAAQALRDGCLVAFPTETVYGMGADASNPSAIQKVFTTKGRPSNHPLIVHVASPKELRQGQDDWVPVLARWARDIPEDALKLMDAFWPGPLTLVFKKGKDVLNEITGGQDTVAVRSPAHPIAQALLHQFQGGVVAPSANRFGKVSPTSAADVRTEFEGNSDLVIIDGGDCEVGIESTIVDVSSGDRALLLRPGVITPKEMLAKAGVRVYGPEEAVDAHAKPQSIPRVSGSLKAHYAPTTPLRLYAPGRVLDALTEFPDTKSRVAVAVWDSEFSLGDDGHPSAQFVEVGVPSDSSAFASRLYRTLRDLDEQGWDLILFPEPPTGEEWDGVRDRLQRACFGSGPSSSNHASN; this is translated from the coding sequence ATGTCTGGGGTGACAGCTGGCGAAGCTTTGCCACAATCCTTAATGATCAATAAAGCTGCTCAGGCCTTGCGTGATGGTTGCTTGGTCGCTTTTCCAACGGAAACGGTTTATGGCATGGGTGCTGATGCCAGCAATCCCAGCGCTATTCAAAAAGTATTTACGACCAAGGGGCGACCATCCAATCATCCTTTGATTGTGCATGTTGCGTCACCCAAAGAGTTACGCCAAGGTCAAGATGATTGGGTGCCGGTTTTAGCGCGATGGGCAAGAGATATTCCAGAGGATGCTCTTAAATTAATGGATGCTTTTTGGCCTGGCCCGTTAACTTTGGTCTTTAAAAAAGGTAAAGATGTTTTAAATGAGATTACCGGTGGTCAAGATACAGTTGCCGTTCGGTCTCCTGCGCATCCAATTGCTCAAGCACTTTTGCATCAATTTCAAGGCGGTGTCGTTGCTCCCTCAGCTAATCGCTTTGGTAAAGTCTCTCCCACAAGTGCAGCAGATGTTCGTACTGAATTTGAAGGGAATTCAGATTTAGTGATCATCGATGGCGGTGATTGCGAAGTTGGTATTGAATCGACAATTGTGGATGTATCTAGTGGTGATCGAGCGCTACTACTTCGCCCAGGTGTGATTACTCCAAAAGAAATGCTGGCTAAGGCGGGTGTGCGCGTGTATGGACCTGAAGAGGCTGTTGATGCTCATGCTAAGCCCCAATCCATTCCAAGGGTTTCTGGCAGTTTAAAAGCCCATTACGCACCTACAACACCATTGCGACTATATGCTCCTGGCAGAGTGCTAGACGCATTGACAGAATTTCCAGATACAAAGTCAAGGGTTGCTGTTGCCGTTTGGGACTCTGAGTTTTCTTTAGGGGACGATGGGCATCCATCGGCACAGTTTGTGGAAGTCGGGGTGCCAAGTGATAGCAGTGCTTTTGCAAGTCGCTTATACAGAACACTGAGAGATTTGGATGAGCAGGGCTGGGATCTTATATTGTTTCCAGAGCCTCCTACTGGCGAAGAGTGGGATGGAGTGAGAGATCGCCTTCAGCGCGCCTGCTTTGGTTCTGGGCCATCATCGAGTAACCACGCAAGCAATTGA
- a CDS encoding 5-(carboxyamino)imidazole ribonucleotide synthase: protein MANRMEPILPGSYLGILGGGQLGRMFTQAAQAMGYKVCVLDPGSDSPAGSIAEKFIQADYTDSAALKQMANLCAAISTEFENVPAQALDELESLGVFVAPRSSCVSLAQNRIAEKNFLATWKSETNIGPAPHCVIEHDADIAHVPTDLLPGILKTARMGYDGKGQITVHSIEQLSDAWAELGKVPCVLEKRMELDFEVSALVVRGHDDAVVAYPVSQNVHRDGILHTSTVPAPSLKPAQEKKIIDAAKALIRKIEYVGVLCVEFFVLKSGDIVANEIAPRPHNSGHYTMDACVSSQFEQQVRAMARLPLGDTRQLAPVSMLNLLGDLWFNGNEDQSKEPAWNKVLAHPDAKLHLYGKSEPRMGRKMGHINCLGEALNEARQNCAAVATELGIEP, encoded by the coding sequence ATGGCAAATCGTATGGAACCCATTTTACCGGGTTCGTATTTGGGAATATTAGGCGGCGGTCAATTAGGGCGCATGTTTACGCAGGCTGCTCAAGCAATGGGTTATAAAGTTTGCGTACTGGATCCGGGCTCTGATAGTCCCGCTGGTTCAATCGCCGAGAAATTTATTCAAGCTGACTACACAGATTCTGCTGCCTTAAAACAAATGGCTAATTTGTGTGCTGCTATAAGTACTGAGTTTGAGAATGTCCCTGCACAAGCACTTGATGAATTAGAGTCTTTGGGGGTATTTGTAGCTCCGCGAAGCAGTTGTGTGTCTTTGGCGCAAAATCGCATAGCTGAAAAGAATTTCTTGGCAACTTGGAAGTCTGAGACCAATATTGGACCAGCCCCTCATTGTGTCATTGAGCATGATGCTGATATTGCTCATGTTCCAACAGATTTACTGCCTGGAATTTTGAAAACAGCGCGCATGGGCTATGACGGCAAAGGCCAAATTACTGTGCATTCAATTGAGCAATTATCGGATGCTTGGGCCGAGTTAGGTAAGGTTCCTTGTGTATTAGAAAAGCGGATGGAATTGGATTTTGAAGTTTCTGCTTTGGTAGTCCGAGGTCATGATGATGCAGTAGTCGCTTATCCAGTTTCGCAAAACGTTCATCGCGATGGAATTTTGCATACCTCTACAGTGCCCGCACCTTCTTTGAAGCCAGCGCAAGAGAAGAAAATTATTGATGCGGCTAAGGCATTGATTCGGAAAATTGAATACGTTGGTGTTTTATGTGTTGAATTCTTTGTTTTGAAGAGCGGCGATATTGTTGCCAATGAGATCGCTCCGAGACCACATAACTCTGGGCACTATACGATGGATGCTTGTGTCAGTAGTCAGTTTGAACAACAGGTCAGAGCAATGGCACGACTGCCTTTGGGTGATACCCGTCAATTAGCTCCCGTTTCGATGTTAAATCTCTTGGGCGATCTTTGGTTCAATGGCAATGAAGATCAGTCAAAAGAGCCAGCATGGAATAAAGTACTTGCGCATCCTGATGCTAAATTGCATCTCTATGGAAAATCTGAGCCACGCATGGGTAGAAAAATGGGGCATATCAATTGCCTAGGCGAAGCATTGAATGAAGCTCGCCAAAATTGTGCTGCTGTAGCCACTGAGCTGGGAATAGAGCCCTAG
- the purE gene encoding 5-(carboxyamino)imidazole ribonucleotide mutase, translating into MSKKPVVGIVMGSNSDWDTMQHAAQMLEQFGVAHEAKVLSAHRMPDDMFQYAENAQVNGLQAIIAGAGGAAHLPGMLASKTIVPVYGVPVASKYLRGEDSLYSIVQMPKGIPVATFAIGEAGAANAALHVIAGLALHDADLAKRLEEFRVKQSDAARSMNLPGYN; encoded by the coding sequence ATGAGCAAGAAGCCAGTTGTCGGAATCGTAATGGGATCCAATTCAGATTGGGACACCATGCAACATGCCGCTCAAATGCTTGAGCAGTTTGGTGTAGCTCATGAGGCAAAAGTATTATCCGCTCATCGCATGCCAGATGACATGTTTCAGTACGCCGAGAATGCTCAAGTGAATGGCTTGCAAGCGATTATTGCTGGTGCAGGCGGCGCAGCTCACCTGCCAGGTATGTTGGCATCAAAGACTATAGTTCCTGTGTATGGCGTACCCGTGGCTAGTAAATATTTGCGCGGCGAAGATTCTTTATATTCAATTGTGCAAATGCCCAAAGGGATTCCTGTTGCTACTTTCGCTATTGGCGAGGCTGGCGCTGCAAATGCTGCATTGCACGTGATTGCAGGTTTGGCTTTGCATGATGCAGACTTGGCAAAACGTTTGGAAGAGTTTCGGGTCAAACAATCTGATGCAGCGCGTTCAATGAATTTGCCAGGGTATAACTAG
- a CDS encoding phosphoribosylaminoimidazolesuccinocarboxamide synthase yields the protein MPALYATSIKSLPLLSKGKVRDVYALGDDKLLMITTDRLSAFDVVMGEPIPEKGIVLNQMANFWFDKLGRVIPNHLTGIDPVTVVAPDEVEQVKGRAVVAKRLKPILVEAVVRGYLAGSGWKDYKDTGKVCGIALPAGLENAQKLPEPIFTPAAKAEVGEHDENISFEKVVELIGEPLANQIRDVSIRLYKEASEYAATRGIIIADTKFEFGLDEAGQLVLMDEILTADSSRFWPAETYYVGSNPPSYDKQFVRDWLETAHVNGKLWPKTAPAPKLPTDVIEKTAEKYREALTRLTQGS from the coding sequence ATGCCAGCTCTCTACGCTACTTCTATCAAGTCTTTGCCTCTTCTGTCTAAGGGAAAAGTGCGTGATGTATATGCACTAGGGGATGACAAATTATTAATGATTACGACCGATCGTTTATCAGCTTTCGATGTAGTCATGGGCGAGCCCATTCCTGAGAAGGGTATTGTTCTGAATCAAATGGCTAATTTCTGGTTTGATAAATTAGGCAGGGTGATACCTAATCACTTAACTGGAATTGATCCCGTAACAGTAGTAGCTCCTGATGAGGTTGAGCAAGTTAAAGGACGTGCGGTGGTCGCTAAGCGTTTGAAGCCTATTTTGGTTGAAGCGGTTGTGCGTGGTTATCTTGCTGGCAGTGGCTGGAAAGACTACAAAGATACTGGCAAGGTATGCGGGATTGCATTACCTGCTGGTTTAGAAAATGCTCAAAAATTACCTGAACCAATTTTTACTCCGGCTGCAAAAGCAGAGGTGGGCGAGCATGATGAAAATATCTCATTTGAAAAGGTAGTTGAGCTAATTGGCGAACCATTAGCAAACCAAATTCGTGATGTCAGTATCCGTTTGTATAAAGAGGCCTCTGAATATGCGGCTACACGAGGCATCATCATTGCTGATACCAAGTTTGAATTCGGTCTAGATGAGGCTGGGCAATTGGTTCTTATGGATGAGATTCTCACTGCTGATTCTTCCCGTTTTTGGCCTGCCGAAACCTATTATGTTGGCTCAAATCCACCGTCTTACGACAAGCAATTCGTGCGTGATTGGTTGGAAACTGCACATGTGAACGGCAAGTTATGGCCTAAGACGGCTCCAGCGCCTAAGCTGCCTACTGATGTTATTGAAAAGACTGCTGAAAAGTACCGCGAAGCCCTTACTCGCTTAACCCAAGGATCTTAG
- the fba gene encoding class II fructose-bisphosphate aldolase (catalyzes the reversible aldol condensation of dihydroxyacetonephosphate and glyceraldehyde 3-phosphate in the Calvin cycle, glycolysis, and/or gluconeogenesis), with the protein MALVSLRQLLDHAAENGYGLPAFNVNNLEQVTAIMEAASEADSPVIMQASAGARKYAGEAFLRHLISAAVEAYPHIPVVMHQDHGQSPAVCMAAIKSGFTSVMMDGSLEADGKSVASYEYNVEVSREVVKFSHSIGVTVEAELGVLGSLETMKGDKEDGHGADGTMTREQLLTDVEQAADFVKATQCDALAIAIGTSHGAYKFTKKPTGDILAIDRIKEIHARIPNTHLVMHGSSSVPQELLAEIREFGGDMKETYGVPVEEIQEGIKNGVRKINIDTDIRLAMTGAIRRYLFENPSKFDPRDYLKPAREAAKKVCIARFQAFGSAGQASKIKSIPLEKMAELYKSGKLAQIVK; encoded by the coding sequence ATGGCTTTAGTATCTTTACGACAACTCTTGGATCATGCTGCTGAAAACGGCTATGGCTTGCCAGCATTTAACGTCAATAACTTAGAGCAAGTGACCGCGATTATGGAAGCTGCAAGCGAAGCAGATTCCCCGGTCATCATGCAGGCATCTGCAGGTGCACGTAAATATGCAGGTGAAGCATTTTTGCGCCACTTGATTTCTGCGGCTGTAGAGGCTTATCCCCACATTCCTGTGGTAATGCATCAAGATCATGGTCAAAGCCCAGCGGTCTGTATGGCGGCGATTAAGAGTGGTTTTACTAGCGTCATGATGGATGGTTCTTTGGAGGCTGATGGTAAGTCAGTTGCTAGCTATGAATACAACGTAGAGGTTTCAAGAGAGGTTGTGAAGTTTTCTCACTCGATTGGCGTGACGGTTGAGGCGGAACTTGGAGTCCTAGGCTCTCTAGAAACTATGAAGGGCGATAAAGAAGATGGTCATGGTGCCGATGGAACCATGACGCGAGAGCAGTTGCTGACAGATGTTGAGCAGGCTGCTGACTTTGTTAAGGCTACTCAGTGCGATGCTTTAGCAATTGCGATTGGCACTAGCCATGGCGCATACAAGTTCACTAAAAAACCTACTGGCGATATTTTGGCAATCGACCGTATCAAAGAAATTCATGCTCGCATTCCGAATACACATTTGGTAATGCACGGCTCTTCGAGTGTTCCTCAAGAGCTGCTTGCAGAGATTCGGGAATTTGGTGGCGATATGAAAGAAACCTATGGTGTGCCTGTTGAAGAAATTCAAGAAGGCATTAAGAATGGGGTTCGTAAAATTAATATTGATACCGATATTCGCTTGGCAATGACAGGCGCAATTCGACGTTACTTATTTGAAAACCCTAGCAAGTTTGACCCACGTGATTATTTAAAGCCAGCTCGTGAAGCTGCTAAGAAGGTTTGTATTGCTCGCTTTCAGGCTTTTGGATCTGCCGGTCAGGCATCCAAGATTAAGTCAATTCCACTGGAAAAAATGGCTGAGTTGTATAAGAGTGGCAAGCTAGCTCAGATTGTTAAGTGA
- the pyk gene encoding pyruvate kinase, with amino-acid sequence MLRATKIIATLGPASEKPEVLREMIRAGVDVVRMNFSHGTVADHKARHDLVRSISAEVGKEVGIMADLQGPKIRVGKFADTKILLKEGDKFTLDVDCELGNQDCVGLDYKELPNDVRQGDRLLLNDGLVVLRVESVQGGKILTLVEQGGPLSNNKGINRAGGGLTAPALTEKDIADLDAAIAMGVDFLAISFPKDGADMAYARKLADAASKKHGVGKVRTIAKVERAEAIEPEALKSIIAESDGIMVARGDLAIEVGNAAVPALQKRMIAWAREADKFTITATQMMESMINAPVPTRAEVSDVANAVLDGTDAVMLSAESAAGMYPVQTIKAMAEICVEAEKSNRVQLDTDFLDQTFTRIDQTIALGALFTAHHLNADAIAALTDSGSTAIWMSRHNIHVPIFALTSKIATQRALSTYRNVTPIGLDYTKDRDTALQEVEACLKSLGAVKQGNTVVLTSGEPMGEPGGTNTLKIIHVK; translated from the coding sequence ATGCTTAGAGCAACCAAAATCATTGCAACCTTAGGGCCTGCCTCCGAAAAGCCGGAAGTTTTGCGCGAGATGATTCGTGCGGGCGTGGATGTGGTGCGCATGAACTTTTCCCATGGCACTGTTGCTGATCACAAGGCGCGGCATGATTTGGTACGCAGTATTTCTGCAGAAGTCGGCAAAGAAGTTGGCATCATGGCCGATTTACAGGGTCCAAAGATTCGCGTAGGCAAATTTGCTGACACCAAAATATTGCTTAAAGAGGGCGATAAATTTACTTTGGATGTTGATTGCGAACTGGGCAATCAAGATTGCGTTGGCTTAGATTACAAAGAGTTGCCAAATGATGTAAGACAGGGCGATCGACTGTTATTAAACGATGGCTTGGTGGTATTGCGTGTTGAAAGTGTTCAAGGTGGAAAAATTTTGACGCTGGTTGAGCAAGGTGGCCCACTCTCCAATAACAAGGGTATTAATCGTGCAGGTGGTGGTTTAACTGCGCCCGCGCTGACTGAGAAAGACATTGCTGATTTAGATGCCGCAATTGCGATGGGTGTCGATTTTTTAGCGATTAGTTTTCCTAAAGATGGTGCGGACATGGCTTATGCCCGCAAACTAGCAGATGCGGCTAGCAAAAAACATGGTGTTGGTAAGGTGAGAACAATTGCTAAGGTAGAGCGTGCCGAAGCGATAGAGCCAGAAGCATTGAAAAGCATTATTGCGGAGAGTGACGGCATCATGGTGGCTCGTGGCGACCTTGCAATTGAGGTGGGTAATGCTGCAGTCCCTGCTTTACAAAAGCGCATGATTGCTTGGGCTCGAGAAGCAGATAAGTTCACCATCACCGCTACGCAAATGATGGAGTCTATGATCAATGCACCAGTACCAACTCGCGCTGAGGTAAGTGATGTAGCTAACGCGGTGCTTGATGGTACTGACGCAGTGATGCTTTCAGCAGAATCCGCGGCAGGCATGTATCCGGTGCAAACGATTAAAGCGATGGCCGAGATTTGTGTAGAGGCTGAAAAATCAAATCGTGTGCAGTTGGATACCGATTTCCTAGATCAAACTTTTACTCGTATTGATCAGACAATTGCCTTAGGTGCTTTATTTACCGCGCATCATCTTAACGCCGATGCGATTGCAGCTTTGACAGACTCAGGATCTACTGCGATTTGGATGAGTCGCCATAATATTCATGTGCCAATCTTTGCATTAACTTCTAAAATTGCAACCCAACGCGCCTTAAGCACCTATCGTAATGTCACCCCAATTGGATTGGATTACACCAAAGATCGTGATACCGCCTTGCAAGAAGTTGAAGCCTGTTTAAAGAGTTTGGGTGCAGTTAAACAAGGCAATACCGTAGTACTAACTTCTGGTGAGCCTATGGGCGAACCAGGCGGTACCAATACTCTGAAAATTATTCATGTGAAGTAA